The region aaaagatgtaaaggaaaataaaaatatagatcaattataattattcagaaatggtaaattaaagtttttagtaataatttgaatttgataaaacaataacattatactatttttaaattagtaattgattattttgaaatataaaatttcaaatcaATCAAATTACTgtagaaattatttaatatatattttaaaatcaaatacataaacatttttttgttatcacttatgataataataaaaaaattagactTAGTTAAGTAGTGAATATTagtttaaagtaaaaaatgtTGTTGTTTGTTCAagtttatgaaaataaattttttaatataattatatgaaagaaattattgtaattagtttcaaaataaaatcaaattgCAATTTTTATCACAATTGTTTAGaacaaaagttttttaattgcCATAAAACGtgattttgtttaaattttgataaattattaatctttcaactctataatatattttatttttaaattatgaatCCATGCATGTTCATTACTAAACCAAAAATGATATGTTCCTGTTATTGGAGCTATTATCTCATCAGTTAATGGTACCCATGTTGGACCAGGAACCTTctagaataattttattaatactataaatttttaaaataaacatacaTTGAAACGTGGATATGCAGTTATCATTTTTTCAGAGtcattttcattatcattttctGTGCAATAAATAGCATATGCAAAGTGACCATCTGTTTCTATAAaccattttattatttgatctTTTTTCGCTTTTATAGTAAATGATTTAGCTTTACCGGCAGAAACTGAAAATAATTGTACTTTATCAGCTGGTTGTAATGACCCTTTATAATAATCTTTCTCATCAACATTTTTTGGCCTTTTTACATCAGCTAAAAACAATTGATTATTATCACAATTCCAGAATGTTGGTAATGATTCTGGACATGCCATAGTTAATATTTCATCTTTCCATGTATGACTacctaaaattttaactttatttttagttttttctGGAAGTAAAGGTTTAGCAATGTTCCATAAAGTTGTTATAAAAGTTGGGCATCCAACAAGAACAAATGAATGTATCAATTCAACATAATGATCAGCCATGAACGATgaaactaaaatatatttttttattatttaagtgTCATATGATAACATACTTGATGACAAGGCTCCAGTCATTAAagttgttaattttaaatcaaaatttaaatttgaaagATCTAATATGTAAAGAATAGAAGTTTTTTCaccactttttttttcttcttccaTTACTAATTTTAACATTGTTTCAAGATCATGACATCTTGCTTTAAGAATATCATTTAATGGGTATGTATGTAAAAGACCCCAAAAATCATTAACACCAGTCTGTTCAACATTTACAATTACATTTGGTATTTTAATAGCTGGACCAGTGTAACCTGCTGGCCAATATTCATGAACAGGAAAGTTTCTATTTTCTTTTGCCAAATTATCAAGATCCCATTtactttttctaaataaaagaTGATTTTTAAGTTTTGGAACAATAATATCAAGTTTATAATCGTGTCCTTGAAGCCatcttaataaattaaaatcagTATCATAGTATGGTgttaactaaaatttttattaagataattatctttaaaaacaTACCTCATTCTCTACTAACTTTCTTAATtcgttaatttttatttgatcaTTTTgggaaatattattttgaaccattatttacaatgaaaaaataaaagataaaaatctagtaagaattaatttttagaaatttagTGTGTTATTGACAAATTGAAAATTGATTAAACTAAGGTGACATTGTTACAGaatgtattttataaaagataaacgGATGCTATAATTAGGTCATTATTCATCTACATATAAAATGACTATTGGTATTTATGTGGATACataaataatgtatattttcATGAACACATGacttttatatttgaaaattatattatatattaatttttaatggaataattttatttaaaatgtattctgtatcaacaatatattaaaattattagtgATACCTCGTcctagatataaaaaaatatatatatatatatataaatataatgaacTTCATTATATCTCtagttatattttcaaataatgaattaataaaaattgtttttttgaaattatataaaaattttctactGATACAATAGGAATTGATAGTTGCTAGagaaattaaagaaatatactTTTGATGGCACTAAATGATTATGCaattaatgtttaattttttaatactcatttaaatttcttctatacacttttgttattttttatggCTTCAGGTAAATCTTCTTCTTTAACAACTTCAATTACATCATCTTGTGGTGGTTCATGAATTGTAGCAGTAGTAGTGACAAGttcattatcaatttttgcTTTTATTGATGATTCATTTGTTAGAACCGTTGTACCAGTTAAATTAGCAGAACGTTTACCcttttctaaatattcagATGAATTTATATCATCCTCAATTTCTTCACCATCTttctttatcatatttttttgagAACTAAGTGGATTAATTTTTCCATTAATTCCTAAAACATTATACAATGATCTTCTCATTTGGAAGTCAGTAATGAAGGTTAATATCGGATCAACACATACTCTCATTATAAGTGTTAATCTTACAAAACCAAGATACGTAATCATTtgattaaaatgtttttgaaaataacATTGGTCTGTATTTAATTGAAGTAAGATAGCCCATATTACATAAAATCCATTCATTGCAGCAAATGTCGCgacatttaatgataatttccAAAATGGAAACCTTGTATTCATAACctgtttattattactattttttttgttaaaggAAGTAACAAATTTTCTGGCTTTTCTCACatatattactaaaaatgtttataaaaatttaatttttattattagtatgtaatgttttaatttttaatcataaaacttttttgctccttgtttgttattaaaatatagtaattttatatggttataaaaatttaccattattgttaaaattaaaaatatgtggttaaaaatattttaaaaggagtaaaattaattaaataaagaagataattataataaataaaaaaaaaataagtataataaattataataaaactttaaaatttcattttgtattatattaaataataaataaaaaaacttacatgtaccaaaaaatataaataatgtaaaaaaataaacaataattgttaaaaaatttctactTCGATACATTGCACGAAGGCATGTTTCCATTCTACATTTTGTTAATGCATTTAAATATGGTATTTTAACCATTGCTGTTATTGCAAGagcataaataattataaaaagaaaaattaaccAACTTAACATTATAAGGTATATAACTTTTCTCATTGTAACTTTATTTCTATAACTAAATGGTTTAGAAACAGCATAAAGTTTAAGAAGTGATAATGAAACATATGATACCATTCCTGCCCAAAATGATCCTACAAAAAATGTATCTATTGCTGGTACAACATCACGATTAACTTTTGGAGCTAATAAACAATAACCAATTACGGCAAAATTTGATATACAACAAATTAAATCACCAACTGatctattaaaaagtaaagcATAACATTTTCTTGAAACTCTTTGTTGTTTAATTGCTCTATAtgttgaaattaaaaaaagtattgttAAAGATGTTGCTATAATTGTAAATGGTAATGGCATCCATCCATAATATCTTCTAAAAATATCCTCTAATTTTGCTGTATGTCTTTgctaattaaaaaaaaaagataaataaattttaaaataaacaaactTTAATAAGGTCAAATCTTTCatcttttgatatatttacaaaacaTTCAGTTCTCATAACTTGACtcacattattaaaattacttgtTGTTAAATGATCCAATAAACTAGTTGTTGTAgttgaaattaaatttatggGACTTGTAgcattaaatattgttacaTTAGAATTATGAACCATATTTTGTGAGTAAAATcaattttagttttttttttttaaaatcaaccaaaaaaaaaagtaaagaaatataaatactaaaagaatattatatatatatatataaatgttaaaaaatttaattttttttttataaagaataatgtttatattataatcttATACACATTCCATTACATGTACATCAATCAGCCaaattacatttaaataCTTAACCGTAGTAATAATTATTAGTATATAAAGAAacaaattaacaataaattaaattataattaaatttttttttataaaatctatttaataacaaaattataaaaaccattaattttaaaatttaaaaaattaaagttaattaaaatttaaaataaatatatacacatatatgataattgttaaatatttaaaatatattatatttagatttctggaatattttatatataataaaaattataaaaagtaaagagaaatattttagaaaatactTTTGTTAAATGTTTAGGTAAATTTTAAGGatgattatattatatgattcaatcatgatatttaaatagcaaaatttaatgttattctACTCtctaacaaaatataaataataaaaaaaaaataataataaaaagtaaagggatttttttttattttaataaatttaaattcatacttttgaaaaaaaaatgatattatttaaaattgataatgattaaaataataaaaaaaaatcattctAATTGTGTGTACATCATGATATATCATCTTAAAATACAGCGAATTttacaacaacaaaaaaaaattatttgataataatattttaaaagaaaatatttagttttttGTTTTGTTATGTTAAggaattaattttaaataaaatataattaaaaatttttctacaaTTTAAATgggatattttaaataatgagagagacaaaattaaatatctataatgttttaaaatatatacatatataatgatcaagtaaaattgttaattaagATAGTTGGCGGAACCATCATCAACATTGTTTAACGAAACTACATGcctataatattaataagaaataatgaccatttatttaaagtgacatcattttaatatttatcaaatattcatataaatatatatattttcataatgatattaataatttataaagtataacaaaatttgtaatttttttaagaatataaagtttgtttttttttaatttaaaaattataatacaaaaatttttaaaggtataaatatataatgcaAACAAACATGTAGTTGTATATACTTTTATGGTAAGTAAATCTAAACAACATagaatattatcaaataaacaaatcaaagaaaaataagaaacgatttaaaaaatgatataattaaaaattgtttttaaataaaaaaaaatacagaTCAATTTATGTCATtcctattttattattttgtttaatattttgttgaacactttttttttgtttctataaaaaaaaaatctatgtatattttaaacgaaaaattttttttctcttgttctttaaatataagctaatgataaacaataaattgtatttataaatgataaattaatcaAGGATTTAGTAAATTATACTTAAATTTATTCCTTCATAactacaatattttataataacaaaaaagaaaaaaaaaagtgaaactatctttttaacaatttaaaatttttcttaaatgtTTTTGTATGTAGTAGAAATAATAGttaatatacaattttttcttttacagTTGAtgattaaacaaaaataagtataaaataattttaaatttaaggattttataataaagtaaGACATATTGttacatattatatttattatttttatttacatcaTAAAAATACTAGAATCATATTTCAGGTATATTACTTCTAattattctaataaaaataacataattgtaaaaataataatttatttatttgacataaaatatataattaataaattgtattgtaaatttgtctatatttttttaaactatattttacaatttttgaatatttttacaaaagaatattatgaaaaaaaaaaaatagttagtttttatattaatatatttcatcacaactaataatatgtttaattttaaattaacttaaagcttttttttttaatttcaatgttaatttcaaaaataaagttatgaataaaaataaaaaaagaacatttatggtaaaaaaaaattgtgtattgatatataaaaattacagttatcttttaataaataataaagttaacCTTCAAATTCCAACCAAACAAAACATAAAATCACAGTTATTTATGTTCcatattatatcattaatattttctttaagcATTAAAAATCATCTGTTATGATAaagatgaaatttttaataataattaaacatgtttattttattataaattaattctcgtttttcataattagtaattataattatgtattatatgattattacaaaaataatagttaatttaaaaaaaaaaaactaaaccacaattaataaaaataacaataaattggatataattattaggtttattaacttttatttaacatttttttatcataaagtctatggataaattaaattttttattattgttgttttaaaaactaattatttaaatgtatgataataaaataatacaattatattttaaaaaaataaaaaattgattttgtaaaagaatgaaagatatattttaaacatttttaattgtcaAAATCTGTTTTAtcttgtttttataaaatttgtttcatAAAGAATTGATAACTTTTGTTGTTTATCtagaattttattaatagcataaaaatattttaaaattattataaaatttaaaaatatactttatttatttatgaaagttttgcataatatttttcaaggTCATTAAAATAGGCTTTCGAAAAAATGAATCACAAAATGAGAAATGTATTAATCATTCAAGGGTTATATTAAAGTTGATCTGAtacaaaatgaaaaaaaaaaattataattttgataaataacatataaatatactcTTTAAGCCGTATTATTGTAAcagttattttatatataaaagttaaagaGAAATTAACCtcaaaaattgtaaaaagcTTTTGTTGAATATTGAAATTATGTAACATCATAATTAACAGAAAATTgggtaattattttaaaaggttgattattataatatatataagtattgatatgtataaatattaaatattatttgtattaataattatttgataaaatgaaaatttattttacactcaaaatttttctattatatcattattttttaaggtaatatatatatatattatataatatatttttttttaattatcaaataatacttttatttaatttagtGTATCATCACAATTATTAggaagtaattttttatcagttTTAAGAGGTTATAGTAGTGATATGTGTAGATATATATCATGTTCTTATGGTAGTTATTGTTTAAATGGTGTTTGTATGAATAGTCAAAATAACCTTCTTGGTTATGGAAATGGATTAATGGGAAATCAAGGATTATTAGGAGGatataattctttaaatacTTTAGGTGGTCTTGGAACCATGGATACATTAAATGCAAATAAAGTTTGTACTGATGTTGATGATTGTTATaggtataaataaaattatattattatttttattaataaattatatttagtgGACAATCATGTCAAGGTGGTCGATGTATGTATACAGGTTATGGACAAACATCAAATGCTTTAGCTACTGGAATTGGTGAAACAATTTCTGGAGTTAGACCATGTCAAATGTTACAGGATTGTTTAAATACAGAAATTTGTGTAAATGGTTTTTGTTCAAAAAGTAATGTTGCTTATGCTGGTTCACAAGAAACATATACAACACAATgtatgatattaataatactatttctaattctatttatttttagctTGTAGTTCAGGAGCACCATGTCCAATAGGATACTATTGTATTAATGGAATCTGTGAAAGAAATCTTTTACATTCAACATCTCgtaagtaaaattaaaatcaaataaaaaagtttaatatgataatatttttagctTGTTCATTAGGTTCTTCTTGTCAGATAGGATATACCTGCCAGCTTGGAAGATGTTTACCTTCAACGGCAATTGGTAAATAGATTTcctaatgaaaaaaaaaaaactttttaaagttGTCATATGAATAAAAGTTATGATAAATGTCTTTGAAAAAtgctttaattttaataaaaagtattactTAAACTACCAAAATAATCTCttcaaatatattacattcaacaaaaataaaaaaggcgttttaaatttgaacaaagttatattttattgataagaaaatataaaagatattaatttgttatggaaaatattatacatttgtttatcaaaataaaataatcatattatactttatataaataaaaaaattaattcaccataactaatatttatttttttctatcataaaaattttattaaattttaactttaaaagatataatttttaaaatgtttttcgTTTAACAAATGGTATTTCCTAAAtgattagaaaatatttctttttaatttttcacttttataatatttatatattgttgGTTATTCAACAAATATACaacaaaaaatgattatattagatgcactttttattactttttgtGCAAATTATGTCTTTTACTAACAATTTTtgatcatttatatttatatatttttaatagtatttaGTGATGTTTGATGATAAATTGGTTGAAATTAAGtgaataatcttttttacaATGTTTATGTTGTGAACCTtcaattatcaaaaaattttttttattccaattttttatttttgtataattatataattaatttttatagttgtgaaatatatatatattattaaatgttttaaaaattataaatactattaacataaaaacaagttttaatttttgaataaaataattttttattaataatagttctatttaaattgataaaataattgttttatttttatcaaaataaaccATTTAGTTAAGAAgacaataattaaatttatgcACATTTACAAGGTTccgtttttttttaatcaacaTAAATACACACTTATTTTGATCTAAATTTGAGtcaaatacatatttttaacactttttttttctaagattttaaaatttaaaataaatttaatagtttAAACTACTCTCATTCATTATTAGAATTATTGTAtcatttcataaaaataatgttgtaacctgataaacaattaaattaaaaggtatttattctattaaaaacatattttttgtaaaatatcaTATTGTAATCATAATATTTACTTATATACTTGATATTTTTATCCCTTTCATTTTtgaatgattaaaaaaaataatttttttttgcatatttaattaatatatgtaaaacTAATATagaaagttttataaaacttttcaaaattatccctgctgaaaaaaaatatgattttgaaaaatttatgacaatttaaaaattgaaagatAAAATCACTAgatagtttattttttaattttgatgttattaaaaataattatacattaatttttagtttaatCAATCCCTTCATCATATCAAAAGTATTTCCATCATCAGAAACAGAAAAACCAATTCCTGATTTTTTAcctaatacttttaaatatccatattcatttatacctctaataatacaatattcatttaatttatcatctATATCAACATCATTATCCATAGGAGAAACTCCTTTTACAAAAACTTCTTCATTTGTGTGGAGCcaatatttgtaataattttctaGAAATACTTCATAATCATTTTCTTCAAAGATTTTAACATGTTTCTcaaatttattcattatttcagataatattaattcaaTACTTAATTCCATAccatataattttcttagaaaattatttaaacatactgttggtttatcattattaacatttaatcCAGCTCCAAGTATACATCTAAAGTTGTCACCTGATGTTGAGGATTTTACAATTATACCCcctattttatattttctattccaatatatatcatttggccatttaatttttaatggtaAATCATCAACATTAACTAATGAGTGTATAGCATCAACCATTGCAACAACAAGAATATGTTGAATAAATGTTAATCTTTTACATAACAATGATGTTGATACAATAtcataattaaaagaatacaTAAGGCAACCTTTAGGAGAAATCCAACTATTACCACTTCTACCTACTCCAGATGTTTGATAATTTGTAGTTACTACTATtggaaatatattttttgggAATGCTGTTATTAAACTTTGACTTATATCTAATGTTGTTGTACATACATCTGAATGAACTAAAAGTCTTCCTAAATCAGTTGTACgaagattattaaaatattcatgtCTATTAAATTCAGGAATTTCTTTAGAtgttgttaatattttaatatttataagatCCTTAGTTGTTTCAATTTCATTagaatcattattattttctataggattaataaaaactttaggATTATTTCCTAATTTTTCAGAAAATTTTAACCCaacaatatcaaaaattcttttatcattatcacTTACTAAATAAGAAGttgtcaatttttttatttcgtGTTCTGAAGTTATATCTAAACCAACTTTTTGAAGCATTTCCataatattcatattatcatcatttattacattattatttttaaataactctTTACATTTCGAATCTTGGATCATAACTTTAccattatcattaataaatttatttatagaatcAATACATTCTTGATCCAACTCATCAATACCTGATAAAATCAAACATGTTGTTGATGATTCAATCCAGTTAGAACTTTTCAATACATTTGtatcaatatattttgttgtatAAGTGTCTAAAGAAACCGTTTCTAATATACTATAATtgacttttttaaattgttcaTAATTATCCTTggtataaattaatattgatGGAGGTTTTGACataatattatgtttttcaaaagtatttttcatttttaaaaacctaaaaatattatcttttgaagttgctgaaaaaaatataatacaataatataactattgagaaaaaaataaaacatacgttgtaataatttattttgaaaatttttataataaataaatcttttggTTTCAACTAGTGAAAAcaatcttatttttaatgatatattaaacataaccttgaaaaataaagtatacaATTATTTGGAGCTACGCATATCTTTCATCAAagatcatatatatatatgttataattagtaaaattgttttttttttaaataacaataattaaatttaaaaaaaaaatggataaatttatctatgttttaatatttcataacTAGCCCAATGTAATGCTTCATCTGAATATAATGGTGTATAAAAAGCTCTAAAAATACTTGAAGTTTTATCAGTATCAAGATAAGGTTGTCTGATTATAGGAACAAATTCATTACTAAgttctttataattattattatttttgtttaatttcaCAAGATAATCACAAGatgataatgatatatatcTTGAAGGttcttcttcatttttatcattcatGTAACTTGGAATTTTTCTTGTTACATCCAGTAATTTACCTTGTTCATAATATTTTGGTAATAATCCTTTGAATCCTGATTTAATAAACTGTAATTTGACACTTCTTTTACGATTAAATCTATCTACCACTTTATATGGTAAAAAGAATGAAGAAGGAAATTCATACCATTCATCACCCATACATAAATTAACGGGATCTTGCATGACTGAAAAGTCTAAATCTTTTGAATGTTCAATCATATAATCATTAAATTCTTTGAATATAGTTATTGGAGctgaataatattttgttaaagcAATATTTCTTGTCACTGAAAATCCTCCAAAAATACCTAGAATTATAAGTATTACTACTGTACTATTCttaaacatttttgataTTCCATCAACTGCTACTGCAGCTAATATTGCTATTAATGAGTATACTGGAAACATAAATCTTTCTTCCTTATGTGGttgtgaaaaaaatattatgaacCATAACATAAGTGTACAAAATAGTAACAGTAATGGTATAAATGActcataatttatttttttaaaatcttttgctttttcatttctaattttgttatattctAACCATGATAAAggaattgataaaaataataatggaaATGCAATATTCCAatttaagaataaattttttaaataatatgttaatGGAGCTGTTCCATATAAATCTGGTCCATGACTTGAAAATACATTATAGAGTACAATATTTAGTGGAGCAAATACAGTTTTaccaaaatataaagaatcaaaatatatcattGGAACAGATATTAAAAGTCCCGATATTCCtgcataaataataaatttcaacaaatattttttattgtaaataaataccATATGTATGACAAGTGGAAAACCTAATACAGCCGCAAAAGGCCAACCTAAAAGTGCTGATATTGCTGTACAAAATATggcaataaaaaatttttcccGTAAATAAGCAGCAATTGTTAATGTACATAAAATCATACTAAAAGATGATGGTAGAAATGCTGTTGATGAAATAAACATTCCTGGTGCTAATAAGGTaaatacaatataaattataccAATTGAATTAGCAAACTTTTTACACAAAGCATAGTATAATAATGTATCGGCAGATGCACTTATAATTCCCAAAATACATCtaatagaataaaatataaatatttttgaatgaggtgaaatatttataataagttGAGCTGGTAATGaatgaagaaaaatatagaaatatgATCTAATTGCATATAAAGGTGAATATTCCCATGTTTGAAGCCCATTtccatataaaaaaagatgcAAAGGTTCCCAATAATTATATACTTCATCACAATCCATAATTAAACCATAAAAAGCTGATGAAATACGTAaggaaataataattttcaaaatagaATTATATCCAGGAGCTATATCCGTATCATAGTCATCATTTGGAAAGTAAAGCTTCTCTTCTGGTTCATTCGGAGGAACAAATGTTTGTGATACTGAAGATGACATTTTACGATCTCTTTTTGTTGCCTCATTACGATTATTTCTGCGTATAACTGTATTGATATTTCTACGTGCCATTACAATACAAAACaactatttaattatttaagaaaatattaaaaataaaacctAAAATTGACAACAAAAATATCTACTTTTATTTTGGTGTCAACTAAGCAAATACATTATTCCAA is a window of Strongyloides ratti genome assembly S_ratti_ED321, scaffold srae_scaffold0000001 DNA encoding:
- a CDS encoding Biotin--protein ligase, with the protein product MFNISLKIRLFSLVETKRFIYYKNFQNKLLQPTSKDNIFRFLKMKNTFEKHNIMSKPPSILIYTKDNYEQFKKVNYSILETVSLDTYTTKYIDTNVLKSSNWIESSTTCLILSGIDELDQECIDSINKFINDNGKVMIQDSKCKELFKNNNVINDDNMNIMEMLQKVGLDITSEHEIKKLTTSYLVSDNDKRIFDIVGLKFSEKLGNNPKVFINPIENNNDSNEIETTKDLINIKILTTSKEIPEFNRHEYFNNLRTTDLGRLLVHSDVCTTTLDISQSLITAFPKNIFPIVVTTNYQTSGVGRSGNSWISPKGCLMYSFNYDIVSTSLLCKRLTFIQHILVVAMVDAIHSLVNVDDLPLKIKWPNDIYWNRKYKIGGIIVKSSTSGDNFRCILGAGLNVNNDKPTVCLNNFLRKLYGMELSIELILSEIMNKFEKHVKIFEENDYEVFLENYYKYWLHTNEEVFVKGVSPMDNDVDIDDKLNEYCIIRGINEYGYLKVLGKKSGIGFSVSDDGNTFDMMKGLIKLKINV
- a CDS encoding CRAL-TRIO domain and GOLD domain and CRAL/TRIO,N-terminal domain-containing protein produces the protein MVQNNISQNDQIKINELRKLVENELTPYYDTDFNLLRWLQGHDYKLDIIVPKLKNHLLFRKSKWDLDNLAKENRNFPVHEYWPAGYTGPAIKIPNVIVNVEQTGVNDFWGLLHTYPLNDILKARCHDLETMLKLVMEEEKKSGEKTSILYILDLSNLNFDLKLTTLMTGALSSISSFMADHYVELIHSFVLVGCPTFITTLWNIAKPLLPEKTKNKVKILGSHTWKDEILTMACPESLPTFWNCDNNQLFLADVKRPKNVDEKDYYKGSLQPADKVQLFSVSAETDGHFAYAIYCTENDNENDSEKMITAYPRFNKVPGPTWVPLTDEIIAPITGTYHFWFSNEHAWIHNLKIKYIIELKD
- a CDS encoding Alpha-1,2-mannosyltransferase ALG9; this translates as MARRNINTVIRRNNRNEATKRDRKMSSSVSQTFVPPNEPEEKLYFPNDDYDTDIAPGYNSILKIIISLRISSAFYGLIMDCDEVYNYWEPLHLFLYGNGLQTWEYSPLYAIRSYFYIFLHSLPAQLIINISPHSKIFIFYSIRCILGIISASADTLLYYALCKKFANSIGIIYIVFTLLAPGMFISSTAFLPSSFSMILCTLTIAAYLREKFFIAIFCTAISALLGWPFAAVLGFPLVIHMVFIYNKKYLLKFIIYAGISGLLISVPMIYFDSLYFGKTVFAPLNIVLYNVFSSHGPDLYGTAPLTYYLKNLFLNWNIAFPLLFLSIPLSWLEYNKIRNEKAKDFKKINYESFIPLLLLFCTLMLWFIIFFSQPHKEERFMFPVYSLIAILAAVAVDGISKMFKNSTVVILIILGIFGGFSVTRNIALTKYYSAPITIFKEFNDYMIEHSKDLDFSVMQDPVNLCMGDEWYEFPSSFFLPYKVVDRFNRKRSVKLQFIKSGFKGLLPKYYEQGKLLDVTRKIPSYMNDKNEEEPSRYISLSSCDYLVKLNKNNNNYKELSNEFVPIIRQPYLDTDKTSSIFRAFYTPLYSDEALHWASYEILKHR